Genomic DNA from Rhodoferax mekongensis:
GGCCAAGGAGAAGCCCGAACAAGGCGATGTGATTGCCGTGGGCACCGGCCGTCTATTGCACGACGGCGCCATCCGCCCCCTGCAGGTGGCCAAGGGTGACCGGGTGCTCTTCGGCAAGTACGCCGGGCAAACGGTGAAAGTCGACGACCAGGAGCTGCTGGTCCTGAAGGAGGAAGACGTGCTGGGCATCATCGAAGCCAGCCCCTCTGCATCCCTCAAAAAAGTTGCTTAAGCATCTGTATCCAGCATTCAAGGAGATTGAAAAATGGCAGCAAAAGAAGTCAAGTTTCATGACGGTGCGCGCACCCGCATTCTCAAAGGTGTCAACGTCCTGGCCGATGCGGTCAAGGTCACGCTAGGGCCCAAGGGGCGTAATGTGGTGATTGAGAAAAGCTTTGGCTCGCCCGTGATCACCAAGGACGGCGTGAGTGTGGCCAAGGAGATCGAGCTCAAGGACAAGTTCGAGAACATGGGCGCCCAGATGGTCAAGCAAGTCGCCTCCAAGACCGCCGATGTGGCGGGCGACGGCACCACCACCGCAACGGTGTTGGCCCAAGCCATCGTGAAGGAAGGCATGAAGTATGTGACTGCAGGCATGAACCCCATGGACCTCAAGCGCGGCATCGACAAGGCCACCGAAGCCGTGGTGGCGGAACTGAAGGCCTTGTCCAAGCCCTGCAGCACCAACAAGGAAATTGCCCAGGTCGCAGCCCTGTCAGCCAACTCGGACAGCGCGATTGGCGACATCATTGCCAAGGCCATGGAAAAGGTGGGCAAGGAAGGCGTGATCACCGTGGAAGATGGCAAGAGCCTGGACAACGAGCTCGACGTGGTCGAGGGCATGCAGTTCGACCGCGGCTTCATCAGCCCCTACTTTGTCAACAACCCCGACAAGCAGACCTGCGTGCTGGACGAACCGCTGGTCCTCTTGCATGACAAGAAGATCTCCAACATCCGCGATCTGCTGCCCGTGCTGGAAGAGGTGGCCAAGGCCGGCCGCCCCCTGCTGATCATTGCGGAAGACTTGGAAGGCGAAGCGCTGGCGACTCTCGTGGTCAACAGCATGCGCGGCATCCTCAAGGTCGCGGCCGTCAAGGCTCCCGGCTTCGGCGACCGCCGCAAGGCTATGCTGGAAGACATCGCCATCCTCACCGGCGGCACCGTCATTGCCGAGGAAGTGGGCAAGCAGCTGGACAAGACCACGCTGGCAGATCTGGGCCGGGCCAAGCGGGTGGAAATCCACAAGGACACCACCACCATCATCGACGGTGCCGGCGACCAAAGTGCCATCAAGGCCCGCGTTGCCACCTTGCGTGCCGAGATTGAAAACAGCACCTCCGACTACGACAAGGAAAAGCTGCAGGAGCGCATCGCCAAACTCGCGGGTGGTGTGGCCGTCATCAAAATCGGCGCGGCCACCGAAGTCGAGATGAAGGAGAAGAAAGACCGTGTCGACGATGCCCTGCACGCCACCCGCGCTGCGGTGGAGGAAGGCATCGTGCCCGGCGGTGGTGTGGCCCTGCTGCGTGCACGGGCAGCCATCAAGGACCTCAAAGGCGCCAATGAAGACCAGGACGCGGGCATCAAGATCGTGCTGCGCGCCATCGAGGAACCCCTGCGCGCCATCGCATTCAATGCGGGCGACGAGGCATCGGTGGTGATCGACAAGGTCCTCGCTGGCAAAGGCGCTTGGGGCTACAACGCGGGCACCTCGCAGTACGGCGACCTCATCGAGATGGGCGTCATCGACCCCACCAAGGTCACCCGCACTGCGCTGCAAAACGCGGCATCGGTGGCCGGCTTGATCCTGACCACAGACGCCAGCGTGGCGGAGGCGCCCAAGGAAGAAAAAGCACCGGCACCTGCCAGTGCTGACATGGACTACTAAACATCGGTCCATAAAGGCTCCGGGGTTAGGCCCCGGAGCCTTTTCAGGCGTTTTGCACCGTGTCCCCGCATATGCGTAGTACCCCCACAAGCTCCCCCACCCCGCGAACTTCTTTGGGCCTCTCGCAGGGCCCCACTTCTAACGCTCTCATGGCCGATGCCGATATGGCACGGCTGTCTGACTGGTTCGAAGGCAAGCTCGCTTTGAGCCGCTCCGAAGCGCACGCCCTGTTGGAGCGCGCCGTGGAGTCCGGCCGGCTGGCTCGGCACCGACAGGAGTTTGTTGCCGCCATCAAGGCTTTGGCCACCGGCCCTGGAAACTGGCCACACATGGGTTACCAGTTGCTCCCTGAGCACTGAACCCCTTTGGAACGGGGGGCAATGCGCTCCTAATTTCATAGCTACTGTCGCACATTTAACAAGCGCCAAGTGTCGATTGGGCTTAAATCCTGCCCATGGGAAATCTCTATCTGGTGCGGCACGGGCAGGCCTCTTTCGGGGCTGCGGATTACGACAACCTGAGCGAGCTCGGCCACCGGCAGAGCGTACGGCTGGGGGAATACTTTGCGGGCAAGGGGCTGCAGTTTGAGGCGGTGATCACCGGCACGCTCAAGCGCCACGCCCAGACCTGGGCCGGCATTGCCCAAGGCGCGGCTCTCACGCACCAGGCGCTGGAATGGCCGGGCTTGAATGAGTACGACAGTGAGGCGGTGATCAAAGCCATCCACCCCGCCCCATTGGAGAAGCCCGATACGCCCGAGATGGTCCGCCACCACTTCCGCCTGTTGCGCGATGGCCTCACGCAGTGGATGAACGGGGTGGTCACGCCCCAGGGCATGCCCGCCTACAACGACTTTGTGCACGGTGTGACCAGCGCGCTCGACCATGTGCGCAAGTCGCATGCTGGCAATGTGCTGATCGTGAGCAGTGGCGGGCCCATCTCGACTGCCGTGGGACATATCTTGGGCACCACCCCCGAGACCACCATCGAGCTGAACCTGCGCATCCGCAACAGCTCAGTCACCGAGCTGGCCTACACGCCCAAGCGGCACATGCTGGTGACCTACAACACCCTGCCCCATTTGGACGACGCGGCCTACACCGATTGGGTGACGTACTCCTAGCCTTGTCGCCCCGGCTTCGCTTTTGTAACAAGGGGTGACGCGATTGGCATAGCTCGTGCTTTGTGCTTTGTGTTGGAACACACAGAGGATCACAATGCACCAAAAAGGTATGCCCTTCCTTGCACTGTTGGCGGGCATCGTCGCTTTAAGCTGGTCGTTAAGCACGCAAGCCCAAACCGCGGCTTCCGGCACCGTCACCGAAGCAGCGCCCGCGGCCACCCTTGCGGCCTCTGACCCCACTCCGACCGCCGTTGCACCCGCACCGGCTGCCCCTGCAGCGGCGGCTGAAGCTCCTGCGCCCGCACCGGCACCTACCAAACCTTTCATGGCCAAGCAGGACACCATCAACTCGACGGATACCGCCTGGATGATGACCAGCACTGCACTGGTGTTGCTGATGACCTTACCCGGCATCGCCTTGTTTTATGCCGGCATGGTGCGCAAGAAAAGCGTGATCAACACCATGGCAAGCGTCGTAGCCATTGCCGGCCTGCTCAGCCTGCTGTGGTTTGCGGTGGGTTATTCGCTGGCCTTTACGCCCGGCACGGCGTGGCTGGGCGGCACGGACCGCATGTGGTTCAGCGGGCTGAACTACCTGAAAGAAGCCGGCTTGGTCGCCGTAAGCCATGTGGCGCCGAATGTGCCCGAGTCGGTGTACGCCATGTTCCAGCTGACCTTTTTCATCATTACCGGGGCGCTGATTGTGGGCGCGCTGGTGGAGCGCATGCGCTTCTCGGCCATGCTGTGGTTCATCGGCATGTGGTCGGTGGTCGTGTACGCCCCGATCGCCCACTGGGTATGGGAGCCCAGCGGTTGGCTGGTGCAAATGGGCGTGTTGGACTTTGCAGGCGGCGCGGTGGTGCACATCAATGCCGGCGTCTCGGGTCTGGTGTGTGCCTACATGCTGGGCGCGCGCAAGGGCTATGGCAAAGAGCCGTTTGAGCCCTTCAACCTCGGCCTCACCATGGCGGGCGCCGGTTTGCTGTGGGTGGGCTGGTTCGGTTTCAACGCAGGCTCTGCCGTGGCAGCAGATGGCCGCGCAGGTCTGGCGATGGCGGTGACACACATTGCCGCCGCAGCCGGTGCCATGAGCTGGATGTTGGGCGAGTGGGTGGTGCGGGGGCGGCCTTCCTTGCTGGGCCTGTGCTCCGGCCTGGTGGCAGGCTTGGTAGCCATTACGCCTGCAGCCGGTTTTGTGACACCGCAGGCGGCCCTGGTCTTTGGTCTGGTGGCTGGTCTGGCTTGCTATTGGGGCGCTACGGGCTTGAAACGCATGCTCAATGCCGATGATTCGCTGGACGTGTTTGGCGTGCATGGCATAGGCGGCATCGTCGGCTCACTGATGACCGGATTTTTTGCAAGCAAAAGCATTTCGGGCGTGACCGGTAGTGTCGCCATGCAAGCGCTGGGCGCATTGGTAGTGATTGCGTACAGCGGGGTGATGAGCGCCGCCCTGCTGTGGGTGACCAAACTGATCGTCGGCCTGCGCGTGGACGACAACTCGGAACTGGTGGGTCTGGATGTGTCCCAGCACCGGGAGCACATTGCCGGCTGAAGAGCGACTTAGGGGGAGACCCAGGAGGAATCCATGTTGAACAGCGAAAAACTGGCGATTGCCGCCCATTTGCACGTGTTGCTGCGCCGTAAAACCGGCCGGGTCACCGACACGGAGTGGATGGCCGCCAACACCGAATACGCAGCCGAGATCATCCGCTTTGCACGCGCTGCCGCCAAGGACGACGGGCATGCAGAATTGGGTGAGTGGGCCGCCAAACTGGAGCTGGCCATGGAGCCCCACACCCCACCCCGCGCCACCAGCCGCGAAAAGCTGTTTGGCGTGCTGGGCGGAAATTCGCGGCCTGCGCCTTTACCCGGCGCATCCGACTCTCTGATGGGCGCAAGCGAAAGCGAAGCGCACCGCTACATACGTGGCATCCGTTGAGGAAAACCCCCGCCTGTGCCGGCCCGCACGGCCGTCACAATCGGTGCATGGTTCGTCTTAGCTCTTCCGTTTTCTTGTTGGCTGCGCTGTGGTGCAGCGCCACTATCAGCCATGCCGGCCCCACACTCCATTGCGAGATGACTTATGCCGGCGCCACCCAGACACTCCATGTCACGCCGGTGGATGACCCGTACCCGGCGCCTTCAGTCGACGTGGGTGGGCGCTTCCGCTTCAAGGCAGTGATGGTGGGGCGCGGTGCCCAGCCGGACTACATCAAGACCTACGCGTATCTCGAAACACGAACGCAGCCCGTGCTGGTGCAGCAAGCCAGCTACTACCCGCCCTTTACCCCAAGTCCCAAGGGCCAACGCCTGACCGGTAAGCAGTTTGTGTATGCCGGGCCTGTGGAGCGTGAGCTGCAATACGAATGTGTGCTCCAGGGGGTAAAGCCATGAAGCGCCGCATCCAACGAGCCCTGAGCGGTGTGCTGATAGCTTTTGCGATGGCCACCGGTGCCTCTATGGCTCTCGCCCAATCCACACCCGTCACGCTGGTGTTCGCCGGCGACATCGTGCTGGACGATGTGGCCGGCGACATGATTGAGCGCGGAGAAGATCCTTTCGCAGCATTCGGCAACTACTTCCACAAGGCTGACATCCGCATCGGGAATCTGGAATGCGTGGTAGCCACCACCGGCTCAGCAGGCGACAAAAACTACACCTTCCGTGCCCACCCGCGCACGCTGCCCGTGCTAAAGCGCCACTTCGACGCGTTGGCGCTGGCCAACAACCATTCGGGCGACTACGGGCGTGAGGCCTTTGCCGAAATGCTCACCCTGCTGCCCGCCGCCGGATTGCAGTACTTCGGGGGTGGCCGTAACCTGAAAGAGGCGCACGCGCCTTTGATCATTGAGCGCAAGGGCCTGCGCATTGCATTGCTGGGCTACAACGAATTTATGCCGCGCAGCTTTGAAGCCGACTTTGATGCGCCTGGCAGCGCCTGGAGCGAAGACGAGCAGGTGGTAGCCGACATCCGCGCCGCGCGCAGCGTGCACCACGCAGACCTCGTGATACCGGTGATGCACTGGGGATGGGAAAACGAACTGGTGGCCAACGGCCGCCAGCGACAACTGGCGCGCCTGATGGTGGAAGCCGGTGCGGATGCTGTCATTGGCGGCCACCCGCATGTGACGCAGGACATTGAGCACTACAAAGGCAAGCCCATCGTTTACAGCGTGGGCAACTTCGTGATGAAGGAAACCGACAATGACAACCAGCGCCGTGCATGGATACTGCGGCTGCGGCTGGACAAGCAGGGTGTGCAGGCGTTTGACACGCGTGCCGTGCAAATCGACATGCAGGGCATTCCCACACCGGACATGGCACGCGCCACACCGTGCTGGAATCGCGGCCAGACCACGCCGGGGCTGTGCATACCTGCCGACTGACTAGCTGCGCTGCTTCAGGGTGTCGCCGGGCAATGCGTGGATCTCACCCAGCAAGCGGGCTAACGCCAGCCCTGCTGCAGCGAGCACCGCCTGCCCCTTGTCGGGGGTGGCCGCAGCCGCGTTACCGACGGCACCAGCCGGGTTGTAGTCCTGCATCTGCCAGCCGAGCTTGGCGCTTTTGCCATTGCCCAAAATGGGGAACGCTTTGGCGCGGTCTTCTGACGTGGAGGCAAAGTTGTCCGCCCGGCCCATGTCCACCAAATCAGGGCGCAGGGCCAGCATCATGGACGTTTCAATATCGCCGGCGTGGATGCCGAAGCGGTGTTCGTGTGCGCTGAACAGGGCATTCACATCGCTGCCGTCGGCTGCCGTCAAGGGCAAGCCGAACCAGTTCACGCTGTAGACCAACATTCCCAAACGGGCGCGCAAATCACGCGCCACCACATCCAACAAGCCCACCTGTCCGCCATGGCTGTTGAACAGCACAAGGCGCTTCACACCGCTGGCAGCCACGCATTCGCCGATCTCGGTCCACAGGCGAATGACTGTTTCTGCTTTCAAGGTGAGCGTGCCGGAAAACTGCGCATGCTCAGGGCTGAAGCCCACGGCCTGGGTCGGCAAAAACAAGGCGGGAACTTCAGGCGGGATGTGCGGCATTGCGTGCGCAATCACACCATCCACCAAGGCACTGTCCACCTGCAAGGGCAAGTGCGGGCCGTGTTGCTCGGTCGCTGCCACGGGCAGCACGGCGATCAGGCGATCCAGCGTACCCGCAGCGCGGGTTTGGTCAAATTGCAGGCTGGTCCAGTCAGCCCAGAAGCGGGAAGATGTGTGCATGGCTGCATCTTAGACGGCGTCAGGACTGATCACCGGTGCTTTGCGCGGCAGGCTCATGCTGAAGGTCGCCCCCTCACCTGGATTGCTGGCCACGTGGATGGTGCCGCCCAGTGTTTTGGTGACAAGGTTGTACACAATGTTGAGGCCCAATCCACTGCCGCCCTGACCCAGCTTGGTAGTAAAGAAAGGATCAAATACCCGCGCAAGGTGTGCTTGGGCAATGCCACAACCGTCATCACTTACCAGCAGATGGATGCGGTCGGCACCTTCCAAGACGGCGCGTATGCTCACTGTGCCATGCGCCCGCCCTTCAAAGGCATGAAGCAAGGCGTTATTGATCAAATTGGTAAGCACCTGCCCCAGTGGGCCGGGGAAGCTGTCCATCACGATATCCGCGGGGATGTCGCTCACCACCGCATGCGCCGACTTGCGAATGCTGGGCCCCAGAGTGAGCAGAATTTCCGTCACGGTGCTTTGCAGGTCAAAGGTACGGCGGTTCAGGCTGGTCTGATCGACAGCCACCTGCTTGAAGCTGGAAACCAGCTCGGCCGCATGTTGCAGGCCGCGCATCAGAATGCCTGCGCCCTGCTGCGTATTCGTCACAAACTCGTCGAGGCGGCTACGGGTCAGTCCCTTGCCCATGCTGTCCGCAAAACTGGCAGCGTGGTCCTGCAAGGTGCTGGCGACAGTCAGGCTGTTCCCGATGGGCGTGTTCAGCTCATGGGCGATGCCTGCCACCAAGGAGCCGAGCGCCGACATTTTTTCAGTGCGTACCAGCTCTGACTGTGCCGCACGTAACTGCCCCATGGCGTCGGTCAGCTCCCGGGTGCGTTCCTGCACGCGGTGTTCGAGCGTGGCGTTGAGCTGCAGGATGTTTTCTTCATAGCGGTGTTTCTCGGTGATGTCATCAAACGCCATGATGAGCACGCGCTCGCCGCCCAGCGCGACCATGCGGCCGGAAATATCGCAATAAATCTCCGCGCCATGGGCGCCTCGGCGCATCCAGGCCTTGAAGTTGGAAATCTCGCCCGTGCGCTCCACAATCTCCAGGCAACGGCTTCGCTCGGCAGGGTCTACCCATATCCCCATGCGCAAACCGTTGGTCCCCATGGCGACCCCGCGCTCCATGCCGAAAACCCGCGACCATGCGGAGTTGACATCGATGGTGCGAACGTCCCCCTCCACCAATGAGACTGACATGGCGATGGGAGACGCATCAAAAATCGCTGCGAACTTGGTCTGGCTCACGCGCAGGGCTTCCTCTGTGCGGGCGCGTTCTTCCAGCTCACGTTGCAGGGCTTCTGTTTTTTGCTCACGCTCCGTCAACAAGGCGCCAAGGTCCAGGCGCATGGTGTCCAGCGCATTGGACAACTGGCCTACCTCGTCTTTCTTGTCGCTGGCCATGGACTCATTCAGCTCGCCGCGTGCCAAACGCGAAGCGCCTTCTCGCAAGCGCAAGATGGGTAACACGATACGCCGGTTGAACAAAGGCCAAATGAAAGCAAACGCCAGCGCCACTTGCAAGGCCAAGGCACCAACAAAGCGCAACAGTTCAGAGCGAGCCTCCCGCTCTATGCGTTCGGAGGACATCACCACCGACAAACTACCGACCCGGGCACCGTTGTAGGTAATGTCACGTTTTTCGGACAGGAAACGAGCAGAGTCATTGCTGGCCTCACCCCGCTGCACAAAAGTTTCTCCGAACTCATCGCTCACTGAAACATTCACTACATCCGGGTTGCGCATCACGGCTTCGACCAGCTCAATGGCTACGCCCCGGTCCAGATTCCAAACCGCCACCGCCATGCCGCGCGAGAGCACATCGGCGTATTGCTTGAGCGGCGCCTCCACGCGCAAGGCACGTTCAGTGCGCAGCTTGCTGGTGACTTGAAAGCCCGCAAAGAACAAAGCTGGCAGCAAGATGCCCGCAGCCACGCCCACCATCAAGGTTTGCCGGAGAGACAGGCTGGGAATCTTCACGCTGAACGGGCCTTTCGGGTGCAGAAGTGAGGGGCGTGTATGCAGGACCGGCGCAGTATCGCGGGCCCGTGGATGCGGGTCAAGCACATGCGGTTGCTGCAATCACCCGCCTGTTATAACCCACCCGTATACAGAGGCACAGACCGAATGCCGACGCACCGGGCGTTGTCGTTTGTGCCCCACTTGCAGGAACTTCTGGCCGCGCGCGGTCTCCGACAACCCGATGAATGCTTTCTCCCACTCTCTAAGCTTGTCTGCACTGTTTCGCAGCTTGAGCGCTCTGCTTTTGATAGCTGCCTGCGCACTACCGACGGGCTCTAGTGCCCAGTTATCTCCATCAAACAGCTCGCTGGTAGCGCCTGCCACTGGCTCGGTGGCAGCGTCACAAGTCAAGACGGACCAGGTCGTGGCTGAGCTGGTGGTGCATGCACCGGACGGAGTCACCCCTGGCAAAACGCTGTGGCTGGGTTTGTTGCTGCAGCACCAACCTCACTGGCACACCTACTGGAAGAACCCGGGCGACTCCGGCCTGCCCACGCAGCTACAGTGGACGCTGCCCGCCGGCCTGATAGCGGGTGACATCGCCTGGCCAGTCCCCCGGAAAATTGCCATCGGCACCCTGGCCAACCTGGGCTACGAGGGCGAAGTTCTGCTGCCCGTACCGGTCAAGGTGGACAGCAACTTCCGCCCCGCAGGTCTGGCGCAAACCGCCGAGATTCAGCTCCAAGCGAGTTGGCTGGTCTGCCGCGAAGAGTGCATCCCGCAGGAAGGCAGCTTCCGCATCAGCGTTCCAGTGCGGGGCTCCATGGCGCTGCATGCCGCGCAGTTCGCTGCGGCCCAGGCGGCTGCACCGGTCGCATTCCAGGGCAAAGTCGAAGCGCTTGCGGACGCCCGCGGGCTGCTGTTGCGCGTGAGCAAGCTGCCCGCCGGCTGGGTGGGGAAAGCTGTTCAGGCCCTGCCGGAAACACCTGAGCTGCTGAACACCCCCGCCCTGCCCGCGACCACTGACACCCTGACCGGTGGCAGCCTGCAAGCAGGCCAACAAGGCTGGGACGGCGCTACCTGGCAGGCGCTGGTGCCGTACTCCGCGCAGCGCAGCACCTCCCCCGGCCAAGTGGCGTGGGTGTTC
This window encodes:
- a CDS encoding co-chaperone GroES encodes the protein MEIRPLYDRIIVKRIDQQRQTASGIVIPDSAKEKPEQGDVIAVGTGRLLHDGAIRPLQVAKGDRVLFGKYAGQTVKVDDQELLVLKEEDVLGIIEASPSASLKKVA
- the groL gene encoding chaperonin GroEL (60 kDa chaperone family; promotes refolding of misfolded polypeptides especially under stressful conditions; forms two stacked rings of heptamers to form a barrel-shaped 14mer; ends can be capped by GroES; misfolded proteins enter the barrel where they are refolded when GroES binds), which encodes MAAKEVKFHDGARTRILKGVNVLADAVKVTLGPKGRNVVIEKSFGSPVITKDGVSVAKEIELKDKFENMGAQMVKQVASKTADVAGDGTTTATVLAQAIVKEGMKYVTAGMNPMDLKRGIDKATEAVVAELKALSKPCSTNKEIAQVAALSANSDSAIGDIIAKAMEKVGKEGVITVEDGKSLDNELDVVEGMQFDRGFISPYFVNNPDKQTCVLDEPLVLLHDKKISNIRDLLPVLEEVAKAGRPLLIIAEDLEGEALATLVVNSMRGILKVAAVKAPGFGDRRKAMLEDIAILTGGTVIAEEVGKQLDKTTLADLGRAKRVEIHKDTTTIIDGAGDQSAIKARVATLRAEIENSTSDYDKEKLQERIAKLAGGVAVIKIGAATEVEMKEKKDRVDDALHATRAAVEEGIVPGGGVALLRARAAIKDLKGANEDQDAGIKIVLRAIEEPLRAIAFNAGDEASVVIDKVLAGKGAWGYNAGTSQYGDLIEMGVIDPTKVTRTALQNAASVAGLILTTDASVAEAPKEEKAPAPASADMDY
- a CDS encoding histidine phosphatase family protein → MGNLYLVRHGQASFGAADYDNLSELGHRQSVRLGEYFAGKGLQFEAVITGTLKRHAQTWAGIAQGAALTHQALEWPGLNEYDSEAVIKAIHPAPLEKPDTPEMVRHHFRLLRDGLTQWMNGVVTPQGMPAYNDFVHGVTSALDHVRKSHAGNVLIVSSGGPISTAVGHILGTTPETTIELNLRIRNSSVTELAYTPKRHMLVTYNTLPHLDDAAYTDWVTYS
- a CDS encoding ammonium transporter, with the translated sequence MHQKGMPFLALLAGIVALSWSLSTQAQTAASGTVTEAAPAATLAASDPTPTAVAPAPAAPAAAAEAPAPAPAPTKPFMAKQDTINSTDTAWMMTSTALVLLMTLPGIALFYAGMVRKKSVINTMASVVAIAGLLSLLWFAVGYSLAFTPGTAWLGGTDRMWFSGLNYLKEAGLVAVSHVAPNVPESVYAMFQLTFFIITGALIVGALVERMRFSAMLWFIGMWSVVVYAPIAHWVWEPSGWLVQMGVLDFAGGAVVHINAGVSGLVCAYMLGARKGYGKEPFEPFNLGLTMAGAGLLWVGWFGFNAGSAVAADGRAGLAMAVTHIAAAAGAMSWMLGEWVVRGRPSLLGLCSGLVAGLVAITPAAGFVTPQAALVFGLVAGLACYWGATGLKRMLNADDSLDVFGVHGIGGIVGSLMTGFFASKSISGVTGSVAMQALGALVVIAYSGVMSAALLWVTKLIVGLRVDDNSELVGLDVSQHREHIAG
- a CDS encoding CapA family protein, with the protein product MKRRIQRALSGVLIAFAMATGASMALAQSTPVTLVFAGDIVLDDVAGDMIERGEDPFAAFGNYFHKADIRIGNLECVVATTGSAGDKNYTFRAHPRTLPVLKRHFDALALANNHSGDYGREAFAEMLTLLPAAGLQYFGGGRNLKEAHAPLIIERKGLRIALLGYNEFMPRSFEADFDAPGSAWSEDEQVVADIRAARSVHHADLVIPVMHWGWENELVANGRQRQLARLMVEAGADAVIGGHPHVTQDIEHYKGKPIVYSVGNFVMKETDNDNQRRAWILRLRLDKQGVQAFDTRAVQIDMQGIPTPDMARATPCWNRGQTTPGLCIPAD
- a CDS encoding creatininase family protein, which produces MHTSSRFWADWTSLQFDQTRAAGTLDRLIAVLPVAATEQHGPHLPLQVDSALVDGVIAHAMPHIPPEVPALFLPTQAVGFSPEHAQFSGTLTLKAETVIRLWTEIGECVAASGVKRLVLFNSHGGQVGLLDVVARDLRARLGMLVYSVNWFGLPLTAADGSDVNALFSAHEHRFGIHAGDIETSMMLALRPDLVDMGRADNFASTSEDRAKAFPILGNGKSAKLGWQMQDYNPAGAVGNAAAATPDKGQAVLAAAGLALARLLGEIHALPGDTLKQRS
- a CDS encoding ATP-binding protein; the protein is MKIPSLSLRQTLMVGVAAGILLPALFFAGFQVTSKLRTERALRVEAPLKQYADVLSRGMAVAVWNLDRGVAIELVEAVMRNPDVVNVSVSDEFGETFVQRGEASNDSARFLSEKRDITYNGARVGSLSVVMSSERIEREARSELLRFVGALALQVALAFAFIWPLFNRRIVLPILRLREGASRLARGELNESMASDKKDEVGQLSNALDTMRLDLGALLTEREQKTEALQRELEERARTEEALRVSQTKFAAIFDASPIAMSVSLVEGDVRTIDVNSAWSRVFGMERGVAMGTNGLRMGIWVDPAERSRCLEIVERTGEISNFKAWMRRGAHGAEIYCDISGRMVALGGERVLIMAFDDITEKHRYEENILQLNATLEHRVQERTRELTDAMGQLRAAQSELVRTEKMSALGSLVAGIAHELNTPIGNSLTVASTLQDHAASFADSMGKGLTRSRLDEFVTNTQQGAGILMRGLQHAAELVSSFKQVAVDQTSLNRRTFDLQSTVTEILLTLGPSIRKSAHAVVSDIPADIVMDSFPGPLGQVLTNLINNALLHAFEGRAHGTVSIRAVLEGADRIHLLVSDDGCGIAQAHLARVFDPFFTTKLGQGGSGLGLNIVYNLVTKTLGGTIHVASNPGEGATFSMSLPRKAPVISPDAV